In a single window of the Atlantibacter hermannii genome:
- the metN_1 gene encoding D-methionine ABC transporter ATP-binding protein — translation MIKLSNITKVFQQGNRTIQALNNVSLEVPAGQIYGVIGASGAGKSTLIRCVNLLERPTQGSVLVDGQELTALSESQLTKARRQIGMIFQHFNLLSSRTVFGNVALPLELDNVPREEIKRRVTELLDLVGLGEKHDAYPANLSGGQKQRVAIARALASNPKVLLCDEATSALDPATTRSILELLKDINRRLGLTILLITHEMDVVKRICDCVAVISNGELIEQDTVSEVFSHPKTPLAQQFIQSTLHLDIPEDYAQRLQATAQADSVPLLRLEFTGQSVDAPLLSETARRYNVNNNIISAQMDYAGGVKFGIMLAEMHGTSDETQSAIAYLQQHHVKVEVLGYV, via the coding sequence ATGATCAAACTTTCGAATATCACCAAAGTGTTCCAGCAAGGGAACCGCACCATTCAGGCGTTGAATAACGTCAGTCTGGAGGTTCCTGCCGGGCAAATTTATGGCGTGATTGGCGCATCCGGCGCAGGCAAAAGTACGCTGATTCGCTGTGTGAATTTACTGGAGCGGCCTACCCAGGGTAGCGTTCTGGTTGATGGACAAGAGCTCACCGCGCTTTCAGAATCGCAGCTGACCAAAGCACGCCGCCAGATTGGCATGATTTTCCAGCACTTTAACTTACTCTCTTCCCGCACTGTTTTTGGCAACGTTGCGCTGCCCTTAGAACTGGATAATGTTCCGCGTGAGGAAATTAAACGTCGCGTGACCGAATTACTGGATTTAGTCGGCCTGGGGGAGAAACACGACGCCTATCCCGCCAATCTGTCCGGCGGTCAGAAACAGCGTGTTGCGATTGCACGCGCCCTGGCAAGCAATCCCAAGGTATTGCTGTGTGATGAAGCCACCAGCGCGCTCGATCCAGCAACCACCCGTTCTATTCTCGAATTATTGAAAGATATTAACCGCCGACTGGGGTTAACCATTTTGTTAATTACGCATGAAATGGATGTGGTCAAGCGCATCTGCGATTGCGTTGCGGTGATCAGCAACGGCGAACTCATCGAACAGGATACGGTGAGTGAAGTGTTTTCTCATCCGAAGACGCCGCTGGCTCAGCAGTTCATTCAGTCCACGCTGCATCTCGATATCCCTGAGGATTACGCCCAGCGTCTGCAGGCCACCGCGCAGGCAGATTCGGTGCCGCTGTTGCGTCTGGAATTCACTGGTCAGTCGGTTGATGCGCCGCTGCTGTCCGAGACCGCGCGTCGTTACAATGTGAATAACAATATTATTAGCGCCCAGATGGACTACGCCGGCGGCGTGAAGTTCGGGATTATGCTCGCTGAAATGCACGGCACGTCGGACGAGACACAATCCGCTATCGCGTATTTGCAACAACATCATGTAAAAGTAGAGGTTCTGGGTTATGTCTGA
- the gmhB gene encoding D,D-heptose 1,7-bisphosphate phosphatase produces the protein MAKSLPAIFLDRDGTINVDHGYVHEIDQFEFIDGVIDAMRELKEMGFALVLVTNQSGIARGKFTEAQFETLTEWMDWSLADRGVDLDGIYYCPHHPEGSVEEFRQSCDCRKPQPGMLISARDFLHIDMAASYMIGDKLEDMQAAKAAGIGTKVLVRSGKPVTEEAEKAADWVIDSLAKLPEAIKTR, from the coding sequence GTGGCTAAATCCTTGCCCGCTATTTTTCTTGACCGTGACGGCACAATTAATGTCGATCATGGCTATGTACATGAAATTGATCAGTTCGAATTTATTGATGGCGTCATTGATGCCATGCGTGAATTAAAAGAGATGGGCTTTGCGCTGGTGCTGGTAACCAACCAGTCGGGCATCGCACGCGGTAAGTTCACCGAAGCACAGTTTGAAACTCTGACCGAGTGGATGGACTGGTCGCTCGCCGATCGCGGCGTGGACCTTGATGGCATCTATTATTGCCCGCACCATCCGGAAGGCTCGGTGGAAGAGTTCCGTCAGAGTTGTGATTGCCGCAAGCCGCAGCCGGGTATGCTGATTTCTGCGCGGGACTTCCTGCACATTGATATGGCTGCTTCTTATATGATTGGCGATAAGCTTGAAGATATGCAGGCGGCGAAGGCAGCAGGTATTGGTACAAAAGTGCTGGTGCGTTCCGGCAAGCCTGTAACGGAAGAGGCGGAAAAAGCGGCAGATTGGGTGATTGATAGCCTTGCGAAGCTGCCGGAAGCCATCAAAACGCGCTAA
- the yafC2_1 gene encoding putative transcriptional regulator LYSR-type, protein MKATTEELAIFVAVVESGSFSRAAEQLTLANSAVSRAVKKLEMKLGVSLLNRTTRQLSLTEEGERYFRRVQQILQDLVAAETEIIETKSTPRGLLRIDAATPVILHYLMPLIKPFREHYPEITLSLVSSETFINLIERKVDVAIRVGTLSDSSLRARPLFSSYRKMIAAPEYLEKYGAPRSVDDLANHVCLGFTEPASLNIWPVAQSDGQLYEVTAELTSNSGETLKQLCLMGNGIACLSDYMINKELEKGELVEVLADIRLPVSMPFNAVYYSDRAVSTRIRAFIDFLSERIPAHAVPKSL, encoded by the coding sequence ATGAAAGCTACAACCGAAGAACTCGCGATTTTTGTTGCTGTGGTGGAAAGCGGCAGCTTTAGCCGTGCGGCGGAGCAGCTTACCCTTGCGAATTCCGCTGTAAGTCGTGCGGTAAAGAAGCTTGAGATGAAACTGGGTGTAAGTTTACTCAATCGTACGACTCGCCAGTTGAGCCTTACAGAAGAAGGAGAGCGCTATTTCCGGCGTGTTCAACAGATCCTTCAGGATCTTGTGGCGGCTGAGACGGAAATTATTGAAACAAAATCTACACCACGTGGGTTGCTCAGAATAGATGCCGCTACGCCAGTTATCCTTCATTATCTCATGCCGTTAATAAAACCTTTCCGGGAACACTATCCTGAGATAACGCTTTCTCTCGTATCTTCAGAGACATTTATCAATCTGATTGAGCGGAAAGTTGACGTGGCAATACGTGTAGGGACGCTTAGTGATTCCAGCTTACGGGCCAGGCCTTTGTTTAGCAGTTATCGCAAGATGATTGCAGCACCGGAGTATCTTGAAAAATATGGCGCTCCTCGATCGGTTGATGATTTAGCTAATCATGTTTGCCTCGGCTTTACCGAGCCGGCTTCGTTAAATATCTGGCCTGTCGCGCAATCGGACGGACAACTTTACGAAGTGACAGCGGAGTTAACTTCCAATAGCGGTGAGACGTTGAAGCAACTTTGTCTGATGGGTAATGGAATCGCTTGCCTGTCGGATTATATGATCAACAAGGAGCTTGAAAAGGGAGAGTTAGTGGAGGTATTAGCAGACATTCGTTTGCCTGTGTCGATGCCTTTTAATGCTGTTTATTACAGCGATCGTGCAGTCAGTACGCGAATCCGGGCATTCATAGATTTTCTGAGCGAGCGGATCCCCGCTCATGCCGTTCCAAAGTCGCTGTAA
- a CDS encoding endonuclease/exonuclease/phosphatase family protein, whose translation MRKSTYAMRYVAGQPAERILAPGSFATIGQALPAGEPLPGHDRLRVLVWNIFKQQRAEWLSVLKNFGKDAHLVLLQEAQTTPELINFATTNYLAADQVPAFVLPQHPSGVMTLSAAHPVYCCPLREREPILRLSKSALVTVYPLPDMRMLMVINIHAVNFSLGVDVYSKQLGPIGDQIAHHSGPIIMAGDFNAWSRPRMNALYRFAREMSLREVRFTDDNRRRAFGRPLDFVFYRGLAVHEASVLVTRASDHNPLLVEFTPGKPAKR comes from the coding sequence GTGCGTAAATCAACCTATGCAATGCGGTATGTCGCTGGTCAGCCTGCGGAGCGAATCCTGGCTCCAGGCTCTTTTGCGACCATAGGTCAGGCGTTACCTGCTGGAGAGCCGCTTCCCGGTCACGATCGGCTGCGTGTGTTGGTCTGGAATATTTTTAAACAGCAGCGGGCTGAATGGCTGTCGGTATTAAAGAATTTCGGCAAAGACGCACATCTTGTGTTGCTTCAGGAAGCGCAAACTACGCCGGAGTTGATTAATTTTGCGACCACCAATTATCTGGCTGCGGATCAGGTTCCCGCATTTGTGCTGCCGCAACACCCTTCCGGGGTGATGACACTGTCGGCGGCACATCCGGTGTATTGCTGCCCGTTACGTGAGAGAGAGCCGATTTTACGCCTCTCAAAATCTGCTTTAGTCACAGTTTACCCGTTGCCGGATATGCGCATGCTGATGGTGATAAACATCCATGCTGTCAACTTCAGTCTTGGCGTCGACGTATACAGTAAACAATTAGGACCGATAGGCGATCAGATAGCGCACCATAGCGGCCCCATCATTATGGCTGGAGATTTTAACGCCTGGAGCCGTCCACGTATGAATGCGCTCTACCGCTTCGCTCGTGAGATGTCGTTGCGTGAAGTCCGTTTTACAGATGACAATCGCCGCCGCGCCTTTGGGCGACCGCTTGATTTTGTTTTCTATCGTGGTTTAGCTGTTCACGAAGCTTCCGTCCTGGTCACGCGTGCCTCTGACCATAATCCGCTACTCGTTGAATTCACACCCGGCAAACCTGCTAAGCGTTAA
- the ycgJ gene encoding putative methyltransferase: MTTHSHHDNINKQFDSQASAYLTSQVHASGRDLEHLKDRLTPFTEATVLDVGCGAGHASFVAASRVKEVIAYDLSEKMLETVNQAARERGFGNLQTRQGFAESLPFEDERFDIVISRYSAHHWQDVGLALREIKRVLRPGGKAIMMDVMSPGNAVLDIWLQTIEALRDTSHVRNYSSGEWAAMFSEAGLLTASVVTDRLELDYTSWIARMRTPEALAKAIRQYQVSASQSVQQYYELREEGSFTTDTIMIEVYKP, from the coding sequence ATGACAACACACTCTCATCACGACAATATCAATAAGCAGTTCGATTCTCAGGCTTCAGCCTATTTAACCAGTCAGGTTCATGCCAGCGGACGGGATTTGGAGCACCTGAAAGACCGTCTCACACCCTTTACTGAAGCAACGGTACTGGATGTCGGCTGCGGCGCAGGCCACGCGAGCTTCGTTGCGGCTTCCCGGGTCAAAGAGGTCATTGCTTACGATTTATCAGAAAAAATGCTGGAGACAGTGAACCAGGCCGCTCGCGAAAGGGGCTTCGGCAATCTTCAGACGCGTCAGGGTTTCGCGGAGTCTTTGCCCTTTGAGGATGAGAGGTTTGATATTGTTATCAGTCGTTATTCTGCCCATCACTGGCAGGACGTTGGACTGGCGCTGCGTGAAATCAAACGCGTGTTACGGCCCGGCGGGAAAGCGATCATGATGGATGTGATGTCCCCAGGCAATGCGGTACTGGATATATGGTTACAAACCATTGAGGCTCTGCGTGACACTTCACACGTGAGGAATTATTCAAGTGGTGAGTGGGCCGCGATGTTCAGTGAGGCAGGCTTATTGACAGCATCGGTAGTGACTGATCGACTGGAACTGGATTATACCAGCTGGATTGCCCGGATGCGGACGCCAGAGGCGTTGGCTAAAGCTATCCGCCAGTATCAGGTAAGCGCTTCTCAGTCAGTGCAGCAATATTATGAACTGCGGGAGGAAGGCTCGTTTACTACCGATACGATTATGATCGAAGTGTATAAACCATAA
- the mltD gene encoding membrane-bound lytic murein transglycosylase D: protein MDDGTSFAQDQNLWAFIGDELKMGIPENSRIRDQKQKYLSNKSYLHDVTLRAEPYMYWIAGQVKKRNMPMELVLLPIVESAFDPHATSGANAAGIWQIIPSTGRNYGLKQTRSYDARRDVVASTTAALDMMQRLNRMFDGDWLLTVAAYNSGEGRVMKAMKANKARGKPTDFWSLSLPQETKIYVPKMLALSDILKNSKKYGVRLPTPDESRALARVKLNNPVEVAQLAQMAGISVSKLKTFNAGVKGSTLGASGPQYVMVPQKHADKLRSSLAAGEIAAVQPTLVADNGSAARSYKVRSGDSLSSIAARLNVTTKDLQRWNKLKGAQIKVGQTLSVGTVESSSLQLARNDDSITYKVRKGDSLSSIAKRHGVNIKDVMRWNNGTDNLQPGDQLTLFVNNSINSDS, encoded by the coding sequence ATGGACGATGGGACGTCATTCGCTCAGGATCAAAACTTGTGGGCTTTCATTGGCGACGAGCTAAAGATGGGAATTCCGGAAAACAGCCGGATTCGCGATCAGAAACAGAAGTATTTGAGCAACAAGAGCTATCTCCACGATGTAACTTTACGGGCAGAGCCGTATATGTACTGGATAGCAGGGCAAGTTAAGAAACGTAACATGCCCATGGAACTGGTACTACTACCCATAGTGGAGAGCGCTTTTGACCCGCACGCGACGAGTGGTGCTAATGCCGCAGGCATCTGGCAAATCATTCCGAGCACAGGGCGGAATTATGGTCTTAAACAGACCCGGAGTTACGATGCACGTCGTGATGTAGTGGCTTCCACCACTGCGGCTCTCGACATGATGCAGCGCTTAAACCGTATGTTTGACGGCGACTGGTTATTAACAGTTGCAGCCTATAACAGCGGCGAAGGTCGTGTAATGAAGGCAATGAAAGCGAATAAAGCACGGGGTAAACCCACGGATTTTTGGTCGCTTTCACTGCCACAGGAAACCAAAATCTACGTACCTAAGATGCTGGCTTTGAGCGATATTCTCAAAAACAGTAAAAAGTACGGCGTACGGTTACCGACCCCGGATGAAAGCCGCGCACTGGCACGCGTCAAACTCAACAATCCAGTTGAGGTGGCGCAATTAGCGCAAATGGCAGGTATTTCAGTAAGTAAGCTGAAAACCTTCAACGCTGGTGTTAAAGGCTCAACTTTAGGCGCAAGCGGCCCGCAATATGTTATGGTGCCGCAGAAGCACGCGGATAAACTGCGTAGCTCACTTGCTGCAGGCGAAATCGCCGCTGTTCAGCCGACGCTGGTTGCTGATAACGGCAGTGCAGCCCGTTCGTATAAAGTTCGTTCCGGCGATTCTTTATCGAGCATTGCTGCGCGGTTAAACGTGACGACTAAAGATCTGCAACGCTGGAACAAACTGAAAGGTGCGCAGATTAAAGTAGGTCAGACGTTAAGCGTAGGCACCGTTGAAAGCAGTTCGCTGCAGTTGGCCCGAAATGACGACAGCATTACCTATAAGGTACGCAAAGGGGATTCACTCTCCAGCATTGCTAAGCGTCATGGCGTAAACATCAAAGATGTTATGCGCTGGAACAACGGCACGGATAACCTTCAACCGGGCGATCAGCTGACACTCTTTGTGAACAACAGCATCAACAGCGATTCGTAA
- the gloB gene encoding putative hydroxyacylglutathione hydrolase → MNLISIPAYQDNYIWVLSQNDGKCLIVDPGEAAPVLTAIAQFGWQPEAILLTHHHNDHVGGVKELLQKYPALPVYGPQETANKGANHVVNEGDKIKLLGYEFTVIATPGHTLGHICYFSHPYLFCGDTMFSGGCGRLFEGTADQMYQSFSKLNALPEDTLICCAHEYTLSNLTFSLSILPHDPDLNEYYRKVKELRAKNHITLPTTLAEERKINVFLRTQDIDIIKAISKETTLQQPEQRFAWLRAMKDKF, encoded by the coding sequence ATGAATCTTATCAGTATTCCCGCTTATCAGGATAACTACATCTGGGTGCTGAGTCAGAACGACGGGAAATGTTTAATCGTCGATCCTGGTGAAGCCGCGCCGGTTTTAACGGCAATTGCGCAGTTTGGCTGGCAGCCCGAGGCGATTTTATTAACCCATCATCACAATGATCATGTCGGCGGCGTCAAAGAACTGCTGCAAAAGTACCCTGCTCTCCCTGTTTACGGCCCGCAGGAAACAGCAAATAAAGGTGCAAATCACGTAGTCAACGAAGGCGATAAAATCAAACTACTTGGGTATGAATTCACCGTAATTGCCACGCCAGGTCACACTTTAGGACATATCTGTTACTTTAGTCACCCTTATTTATTTTGCGGCGATACGATGTTTTCGGGAGGCTGTGGTCGGTTATTTGAAGGAACAGCAGACCAAATGTATCAATCATTTAGCAAACTTAATGCCTTACCAGAAGACACTCTCATCTGTTGCGCCCATGAATATACATTAAGTAATTTAACATTTTCTTTAAGCATCCTCCCCCATGACCCCGATTTAAACGAATACTATCGAAAAGTTAAGGAGTTACGCGCAAAAAATCACATTACTTTGCCAACAACGCTGGCGGAAGAGCGCAAAATCAATGTTTTTTTAAGAACGCAAGATATTGATATTATTAAAGCAATAAGCAAAGAAACAACTTTGCAACAACCAGAGCAGCGTTTTGCCTGGTTAAGGGCGATGAAAGATAAATTCTAA
- a CDS encoding putative S-adenosyl-L-methionine-dependent methyltransferase: MPGHWAELPWGEYYRDSLEYQIRPWLAKMFGFHLLKIGNLSAEINTESCAISHQVNVAEKGEHVQVRANPLALPFAPRAIDACLLAHTISWSSDPHGLLREVDRVLVDDGWLIMSSFNPFSLIGLGKLMPCRRKCVPYNSRMFTLARQMDWLALLNFEVLHHTNFQVLPWNKQGGKLLSTHLPALGCMQVIVARKRTLPLTLNPQKQHRAKTQLRPAVGATRQYRKP, encoded by the coding sequence ATGCCAGGCCACTGGGCTGAACTGCCCTGGGGCGAGTACTATCGCGATTCGCTTGAATACCAGATCCGTCCCTGGCTTGCAAAAATGTTTGGTTTTCACTTGCTTAAGATTGGCAACCTCAGCGCGGAAATCAATACCGAGAGTTGTGCTATTTCGCATCAGGTGAATGTCGCCGAGAAGGGCGAGCACGTGCAGGTGAGAGCCAATCCACTGGCTCTTCCTTTCGCGCCGCGAGCGATTGATGCATGTTTGTTAGCACACACTATCTCATGGAGCTCAGATCCTCATGGCCTGTTGCGCGAAGTTGACCGCGTTCTGGTGGACGATGGCTGGTTGATAATGAGTAGTTTCAATCCCTTTAGTTTAATAGGTTTGGGAAAGCTCATGCCGTGCCGGCGCAAATGTGTGCCTTATAATAGCCGTATGTTTACGCTGGCGCGCCAGATGGACTGGCTGGCGCTGCTCAATTTTGAGGTGCTTCATCATACGAATTTTCAGGTGCTTCCATGGAATAAGCAGGGCGGCAAGTTACTAAGTACTCACTTACCAGCATTGGGATGTATGCAGGTGATTGTGGCACGTAAGCGAACCCTCCCGTTAACGCTCAACCCGCAAAAGCAACACCGCGCGAAAACGCAGCTACGCCCCGCAGTTGGGGCGACACGGCAGTATCGTAAGCCTTAA
- the rnhA gene encoding RNase HI, with protein MRKQVEIFTDGSCLGNPGPGGYGAILRYKQHERTFSEGYLLTTNNRMELMAAIVALEALREDCDVTLSTDSQYVRQGITQWIHNWKKRGWKTADKKPVKNVDLWQRLDKALSQHKINWEWVKGHAGHPENERCDELARAAASNPVHVDVGYQAENSVN; from the coding sequence ATGCGCAAACAGGTAGAAATTTTCACCGATGGCTCATGCCTGGGAAATCCCGGCCCGGGCGGATATGGTGCGATTTTACGTTATAAACAGCACGAAAGAACCTTCAGTGAAGGTTACTTGCTTACTACTAATAACCGTATGGAATTGATGGCGGCAATTGTCGCGCTGGAAGCGTTGCGCGAGGATTGCGATGTCACCCTCAGTACCGATAGCCAGTACGTCAGGCAAGGCATTACACAGTGGATACACAACTGGAAAAAACGCGGCTGGAAAACCGCAGACAAAAAACCGGTTAAGAATGTCGATTTATGGCAGCGTCTGGATAAAGCGCTTAGTCAGCATAAAATCAACTGGGAATGGGTCAAAGGCCATGCGGGTCATCCTGAAAATGAACGCTGCGATGAATTGGCCCGTGCCGCGGCCAGCAATCCGGTACACGTCGATGTAGGCTATCAGGCGGAAAACAGCGTTAATTAA
- the dnaQ gene encoding DNA polymerase III subunit epsilon yields the protein MSTPITRQIVLDTETTGMNQIGAHYEGHCIIEIGAVEVINRRLTGNNFHVYIKPDRLVDPDAFMVHGIADEFLRDKPVFGDVVDDFIEYIRGAELIIHNASFDIGFMDYEFAKLNRGIPKTDTFCKVTDSLALARRLFPGKRNSLDALCSRYEIDNSKRTLHGALLDSQILADVWLTMTGGQTSMTFAMEGESQNVQDTTGIQRLVRQASRLKVITATDEECAAHESRLDLVQKKGGSCLWRA from the coding sequence ATGAGCACACCTATTACACGACAGATCGTCCTCGATACTGAAACCACCGGTATGAATCAGATCGGTGCCCATTATGAGGGCCACTGCATCATTGAAATTGGTGCCGTCGAGGTCATCAACCGTCGCCTGACGGGCAATAACTTCCACGTCTACATCAAACCCGATCGGCTTGTCGATCCGGATGCGTTTATGGTGCACGGTATTGCGGATGAGTTTTTGCGTGACAAGCCGGTGTTTGGCGACGTCGTGGATGATTTCATTGAGTACATTCGCGGCGCTGAGCTCATTATCCATAACGCTTCGTTTGATATCGGTTTTATGGATTACGAGTTCGCTAAGCTGAACCGTGGTATTCCAAAAACCGACACGTTTTGTAAAGTAACCGATAGCCTGGCGCTGGCGCGAAGACTATTCCCGGGCAAGCGCAACAGTCTTGATGCGCTTTGTTCGCGCTATGAGATCGACAACAGTAAACGAACCCTGCACGGGGCGTTACTCGACTCCCAAATCCTGGCCGATGTTTGGCTGACCATGACTGGCGGCCAAACATCCATGACGTTCGCCATGGAAGGGGAGTCACAAAACGTGCAGGACACCACAGGCATTCAGCGTCTTGTGCGTCAGGCTTCCCGTTTGAAAGTCATTACCGCTACCGATGAAGAGTGTGCGGCCCATGAGTCCCGTCTTGATTTGGTGCAAAAGAAGGGCGGCAGCTGCCTTTGGCGTGCGTAA
- the bepC_1 gene encoding putative type I secretion protein encodes MRLKKLTTLMLCMFAFSGVSRDVLAGGGASDACIPDCADNASLTKNASLKTLIIAAISQSPQLAEIQAVLNVDNARIDEKKGAWMPQVFVNGTTHDMASKGDNTSERYGVSVSQLLYDFGKTTYAIKQAKSAVEADEYRIQASLNDIAENVVMLYVRVKRYQTLIDVAQDNIVSLQKVEKLAQLRSGAGLSTSSDVLQAQTRLIAMKTTLEDFRYQHALALKQLAVLTGINASSLSALPEGFNEPLVPFKQTDYDTLPGVQAAYSDKHSAEHEVSIAKAGHMPTLSLRAERAYGENNGSSSSLSWDNHLTVNVSVPLYQGGIVSSQVSQAQGQVLSAEARIKKAKMDAEQRIKSFSEDWRGAKARKANSDAQLHAARTTREVYRNEYTLNTRSLNDLLSVEQDVFQAQQAQTMAEYDILQAALSYAASTNSLMKKLDIMPRPAP; translated from the coding sequence ATGCGCTTAAAAAAATTAACTACGCTCATGCTGTGTATGTTTGCTTTCTCTGGTGTCAGCCGTGATGTTTTGGCGGGAGGTGGCGCGTCGGATGCCTGCATCCCGGACTGCGCGGATAATGCATCGCTGACAAAAAACGCGTCGTTGAAAACATTAATCATCGCGGCGATTAGTCAAAGTCCGCAACTGGCTGAAATTCAGGCCGTGTTAAACGTAGACAACGCGCGGATTGACGAAAAAAAAGGCGCATGGATGCCGCAGGTATTTGTGAACGGCACCACGCATGATATGGCATCAAAGGGTGACAACACATCAGAGCGTTATGGCGTAAGTGTCTCACAGCTCCTGTATGATTTTGGTAAAACCACCTACGCGATTAAACAAGCAAAAAGCGCGGTTGAGGCGGATGAGTACAGGATCCAGGCCTCTTTAAACGACATTGCAGAAAATGTGGTGATGCTTTACGTGCGGGTGAAACGCTATCAAACCCTTATCGACGTCGCGCAGGATAATATTGTTTCCCTGCAGAAAGTTGAAAAATTAGCGCAGCTCCGTTCCGGCGCAGGGCTCAGCACCTCATCCGATGTTTTACAGGCGCAGACGCGTTTGATTGCGATGAAAACGACCTTAGAAGATTTTCGCTATCAACACGCACTGGCGTTAAAGCAACTTGCTGTGCTGACAGGCATCAATGCGTCCTCACTAAGCGCGTTGCCGGAAGGGTTTAACGAGCCTCTCGTGCCATTTAAACAAACTGATTACGACACCCTGCCGGGCGTCCAGGCTGCATATTCTGATAAACACTCGGCTGAACATGAGGTCAGCATCGCGAAAGCCGGGCATATGCCGACGCTCTCTTTACGTGCTGAGCGGGCTTATGGTGAAAACAACGGATCGTCCTCCAGTCTCAGCTGGGATAATCATTTGACGGTTAATGTCAGCGTACCGTTGTACCAGGGGGGAATCGTCTCTTCGCAAGTTAGTCAGGCACAGGGCCAGGTTCTGAGCGCAGAAGCACGGATAAAAAAGGCCAAAATGGACGCAGAGCAACGCATTAAAAGTTTTTCTGAAGACTGGCGTGGCGCGAAGGCGCGTAAAGCTAACAGTGATGCGCAACTTCACGCAGCCCGCACAACGCGGGAAGTTTATCGTAATGAATACACGTTAAACACTCGTAGCCTGAATGACTTATTAAGCGTTGAGCAGGATGTCTTCCAGGCGCAGCAGGCGCAGACTATGGCAGAATATGACATTCTCCAGGCCGCATTATCCTATGCCGCCAGCACGAACTCACTGATGAAAAAGCTGGATATCATGCCCCGGCCAGCGCCCTGA
- a CDS encoding type I secretion system, ATP-binding protein, producing the protein MNQNGEVIESWLSAMVFVARHYRLDYSEENVRVAMQWEKNNALNATLQSMARQLSLAIQVKKFTVKMLDPWRMPLVVELTGGQIGVLTRMDAQNNISVVFHDDNGIGKRLY; encoded by the coding sequence ATGAATCAAAACGGCGAGGTTATCGAATCCTGGCTTTCAGCGATGGTCTTTGTCGCCAGGCACTATCGTCTCGATTACTCAGAAGAAAATGTGCGTGTTGCGATGCAGTGGGAAAAAAACAACGCCCTCAACGCCACATTACAAAGTATGGCTCGCCAGCTTAGCCTTGCCATTCAGGTCAAAAAGTTCACTGTGAAAATGCTTGACCCGTGGCGGATGCCGCTGGTCGTAGAGTTGACCGGCGGCCAGATCGGGGTATTAACCCGGATGGATGCGCAAAATAATATCAGCGTCGTCTTTCATGATGATAACGGCATCGGAAAGCGTCTTTACTAA